Proteins from a genomic interval of Candidatus Eisenbacteria bacterium:
- a CDS encoding response regulator: MERPRVLVVDDEKTVQHVLTTLLQQQGYETESAGSAEVALSKLDGGPISVAFLDIVLPGMNGLELLARIKARDPDAEVIMMTSHASAKTAIEALRKGAYDYIDKPFELDHVVAVAERATSQRRLRLENRRLQEEQVRQNQVLREAVKRLGSLNSAGIGLAAISSIGSLLDFIVELVSDELDAERVSLMLVNELGTELTIAASRGLDPSIVTQTRVPLGVGVAGRVAKEGKELYSNSDLEHPSVEAGGHPGAEGPFASIPISVSIPIRTPTNVLGVLNVTGRRERRPFTRDDTSYLSSLAGQLAVAIERARNADDLRRAYDNLRRTQDQLVATGRLKAIGEMAAGVAHDFNNLLNGILVNSQLIQRDLDQVGVPLDRLKKQASLVEKLALQGADTVRRLQDFAGLRKDRPSERVDLNDVARRAVELTTPKWQGELGASGIRIEIEVSLPSIPAITGNVRELTQAVSNLIFNAVEAMPMGGSIGIATSVDDRGVRLTVSDTGCGMSQETRERLFESFFTTKAHGQGLGMSVVHGIVRRLGGEIEIESRPGEGTSIGLVFPPAPPHATPSELARSADSTSPAERGRVLVVDDDEINREICVEVLAPLGHEVHTASSGSEALQRITRDRFDLVITDLSIPGTSGWNVAKQVKEASPSTRVMLLSGWSVQQDPEQIMAGGIDLVLSKPVQVNELAQAVQRLLRDKRLGPHPVGEKSSQGS, encoded by the coding sequence ATGGAGCGTCCGCGCGTCCTCGTCGTCGATGATGAAAAGACGGTCCAACACGTCCTGACGACGCTGCTCCAACAGCAGGGCTATGAAACCGAGTCGGCCGGATCCGCGGAAGTGGCGCTATCGAAGCTTGACGGCGGCCCGATTTCTGTCGCGTTCCTGGATATCGTTCTCCCCGGAATGAACGGGCTCGAGCTCCTTGCTCGAATCAAGGCGCGCGATCCGGACGCGGAAGTCATCATGATGACCAGTCACGCCTCCGCGAAGACCGCCATCGAGGCTCTCCGGAAGGGAGCCTACGACTACATCGACAAGCCCTTCGAGCTGGACCACGTCGTTGCCGTCGCCGAGCGCGCGACGTCGCAGCGACGACTCCGCCTGGAGAACCGGCGCCTTCAGGAAGAGCAGGTTCGGCAGAATCAAGTTCTGCGGGAAGCCGTGAAGCGCCTCGGCTCGTTGAATTCCGCCGGCATCGGCCTCGCCGCCATTTCCTCCATCGGAAGTCTCCTCGACTTCATCGTGGAGCTGGTCTCGGACGAGCTCGACGCGGAGCGCGTGTCCCTGATGCTCGTGAACGAGCTGGGCACGGAGCTTACGATCGCCGCATCCCGCGGCCTCGATCCGAGCATCGTGACCCAGACCCGCGTGCCGCTCGGGGTGGGAGTCGCCGGCCGCGTGGCCAAGGAGGGGAAAGAGCTCTACTCGAACAGCGATCTGGAACACCCGTCGGTCGAAGCCGGGGGGCATCCCGGCGCCGAGGGTCCCTTCGCCTCCATCCCGATCTCCGTCAGCATCCCGATTCGGACGCCGACGAACGTGCTGGGGGTCCTCAACGTCACGGGCCGACGCGAGAGGCGACCCTTCACCCGGGACGATACCTCCTACCTCTCATCCCTGGCGGGCCAACTAGCCGTGGCCATCGAGCGCGCTCGCAATGCGGATGACTTGCGGCGCGCGTACGACAATCTGCGGCGCACCCAGGACCAGCTCGTCGCGACCGGACGCCTCAAAGCCATCGGCGAGATGGCCGCGGGAGTGGCCCATGATTTCAACAACCTCCTCAACGGAATCTTGGTCAACAGCCAGCTCATTCAACGCGATCTGGACCAAGTCGGTGTCCCGCTCGATCGTCTGAAGAAGCAGGCGAGCCTGGTCGAGAAGCTCGCGCTTCAGGGCGCCGATACCGTGCGGCGGCTGCAGGACTTTGCGGGACTTCGGAAAGATCGACCCTCCGAGCGGGTGGACCTCAACGATGTCGCTCGCCGAGCCGTGGAATTGACGACTCCGAAGTGGCAAGGCGAATTGGGGGCCTCGGGAATCCGAATCGAGATCGAGGTCTCCCTTCCCTCGATCCCCGCCATCACTGGGAATGTCCGCGAGCTGACGCAAGCCGTCAGCAACTTGATCTTCAACGCCGTCGAGGCCATGCCGATGGGGGGATCGATCGGGATCGCTACCTCCGTGGATGACCGAGGTGTCCGGCTCACCGTCTCCGACACGGGGTGTGGGATGAGCCAGGAGACCCGGGAACGGCTCTTTGAATCCTTCTTCACGACGAAGGCCCATGGACAAGGACTCGGCATGAGCGTCGTTCACGGGATCGTTCGACGCCTCGGCGGGGAGATCGAGATCGAGAGTCGTCCGGGGGAAGGTACGTCCATCGGCCTCGTCTTCCCACCGGCTCCTCCGCACGCGACCCCCAGCGAACTGGCGCGGTCGGCCGATTCCACCTCTCCGGCGGAACGGGGGAGGGTCCTGGTCGTCGATGACGATGAAATAAACCGGGAAATCTGCGTTGAGGTGCTGGCGCCGCTCGGCCATGAAGTCCACACCGCGTCCAGCGGGAGTGAAGCGCTGCAACGAATCACTCGGGATCGCTTCGATCTCGTGATCACCGACTTGAGCATACCAGGGACATCGGGCTGGAACGTCGCCAAGCAAGTCAAGGAAGCCTCTCCCTCCACGCGCGTCATGCTCCTGAGCGGCTGGAGCGTGCAGCAGGATCCCGAGCAGATCATGGCGGGAGGAATCGACCTGGTTCTGTCGAAGCCCGTCCAGGTCAACGAGCTGGCGCAGGCTGTGCAGAGGCTCCTCCGCGACAAGCGGCTTGGTCCTCACCCCGTGGGCGAGAAATCGAGCCAAGGCTCGTGA